Genomic segment of Peribacillus frigoritolerans:
AGAACGGAAAATGAACCACGACTTAGTGCGGGGATCGAAAAAGGCGTTAAAGAATGTAGCAGCGGATATTCGGAAGAAGCTTGGTGAATAAACAGGGTTGGATTTTGAAAGGGAAAAACAAATCCTGATAATTAATGAAATTGTAATAGCGGTTGTAATAACCGTGTTCCACCCAAAAAGTTAGACATCGGCAGGGTATGAGTTCTGTATTAGCAGGGCTCATACCCTTTTTTGATTACTTTCTCGTGTGGATAAACCCGTTCTAAAAAGGGATACATAATATGAGAGTACTGTTGTTTAAATAGTATTACAAGAAAAAATTTTAGCAGTATGATCATTGTTAGGTGAGGAAAAAAGTTTGCGGTTTTTTGCAGCTTGAGTTACAATCAATTACGGATATTAAAAGTCTGTAATAGTTTTAATTATGAGGTGCATCAATGAAGTATTCAAAGGCAACCAATTATGCACTACATACAATGGTGCATTTAACGATGGAACCAAAAGGTCAGACGGTAAGCGTGGATCAGCTGGCGTGTATGCAGGATTTGTCTCCGACGTACTTGTCGAAGATTTTGACGAAGCTTGTGAAGGCTGGATTAATTGAATCAGTGCCAGGGGCAAAAGGCGGCTACAGTATTTCACGCCGCGCGCAGGACATTTCGTTTCTGGATGTTATTGAAGCGGTGGAGGGTCAGTCGGTGCTGTTCAACTGTGCGTTTGACCATGAAGAAAGCGATTGTTTAATTGAGCGCGTGATGATCGAGGCGGAAGGCAACATGAAGAAAGAACTGGCTGGACGGACCATTCAGAGCATTGCGGAGCAGAGTAAGGAGACAAAAAAAGAAAAATAAATTTTTTTACACAAATTAAGGATATTAAGGGTCTATAATAGATTTTATAAAGAAGGAGTGTTTCATGTGTTGGATTGTGTAATTATTGGCGGAGGACCTGCTGGACTGAATGCCGCGTTGGTCATGGGGCGTGCTGGACGGAAAACAATTTTGTTTGATGAGGATAAACCCCGAAACCAGGTGACGCAGGAGTCGCACGGATTTATCACACAGGATGGGGTAAAGCCTTCAGAGTTCAAGAAGCGGGCAAGAACGGATGTCCAAAAATATCCGTCTGTCTCCATTAAGGAGGAGCGGGTGGAGATTATTGAAAAAGCCCGTGGTGTGTTCCGAATTCAAACGAAAGGCGGAACGGATTACATGGCGAAAAAAGTGCTTCTCGCAACAGGTCTTCGGGATGTTTTGCCGGAGATTCCAGGTATTCAGAGTGTGTACGGAACGAGTGTTTTTGGCTGTCCGTTTTGTGACGGCTGGGAAATGCGGGGCCAAGCATTGGCGGTGATTGCAGAAAATGAACGGGCTTTTCATATGGGAAAACTGCTGTCAAACTGGAGCAGTGATGTAATGGTGTTTACAAATGGCTATCACGTGCTTGATGAGGAGAAGGATATCTTGGCTAGGCAGCACGTAACAGTCGTGGAAGAAAAGGTTGAAAGTCTTAAATCGAAAGGAGGGAAGCTGACATCGATCCGGCTGCAAAGCGGACAGGAAATCAAAAGGGAAGCAGGGATTGTGGTGACAGACTTGGTGCAGTCTGCTCCTTTTGCGGAGCAGCTCGGCTGTGATATCACTCCAAACGGCGGGATTAAAGTGGATTCATTTGGACGAACAACTGTTGAAGGAGTATATGCATGCGGAGATACATCACTTAGCACGCCTTCCCAACTGGTGATTGCGGCGGCGGAGGGCAATAAAGCGGCGGCTGGAGTCATCATGGATTTAGTTGAAGCTGCATTTCTTTTGGAAGCATAAAATCCTTTTTTAAAGAAAGAGACCATTTGTAAAGGAGAATGAAGTATGACGGAAATCTGGGAATCAAGTTTTATAGACAATCAAATGATGTGGGGATTTGAACCTTCAGACTCCGCAATCTTGACAAAGGACTTTTTCCTTGAAAAGAAAGTTAAGGATATATTGATTCCAGGTATTGGATATGGAAGAAATGCCAAGGTTTTTACTGACAACGGAATACATGTAACAGGTATCGAAATTTCAAAAACAGCGATTGAATTGGCAAGTAAAAATGGGCTTAATCTTAATATTTTTCATGGTTCAGTAACCGATATGCCTTTTGATAATAAACTTTATGATGGGATATTTTGTTATGCTCTTATTCACTTATTGAATAATCGTGAGAGAGAGAAGTTTATTAAAGCTTGCTATAATCAGTTAAAGCCAAACGGATATATGATTTTTACTACTATTTCAAAAGAAGCCCCAATGTTCGGTAAGGGCAAACAACTGGGTAAAGACTATTTCGAGATAATGGAAGGGATGAAAATGTTTTTTTATGAT
This window contains:
- a CDS encoding RrF2 family transcriptional regulator, with the protein product MKYSKATNYALHTMVHLTMEPKGQTVSVDQLACMQDLSPTYLSKILTKLVKAGLIESVPGAKGGYSISRRAQDISFLDVIEAVEGQSVLFNCAFDHEESDCLIERVMIEAEGNMKKELAGRTIQSIAEQSKETKKEK
- a CDS encoding NAD(P)/FAD-dependent oxidoreductase, which encodes MLDCVIIGGGPAGLNAALVMGRAGRKTILFDEDKPRNQVTQESHGFITQDGVKPSEFKKRARTDVQKYPSVSIKEERVEIIEKARGVFRIQTKGGTDYMAKKVLLATGLRDVLPEIPGIQSVYGTSVFGCPFCDGWEMRGQALAVIAENERAFHMGKLLSNWSSDVMVFTNGYHVLDEEKDILARQHVTVVEEKVESLKSKGGKLTSIRLQSGQEIKREAGIVVTDLVQSAPFAEQLGCDITPNGGIKVDSFGRTTVEGVYACGDTSLSTPSQLVIAAAEGNKAAAGVIMDLVEAAFLLEA
- a CDS encoding class I SAM-dependent methyltransferase, encoding MTEIWESSFIDNQMMWGFEPSDSAILTKDFFLEKKVKDILIPGIGYGRNAKVFTDNGIHVTGIEISKTAIELASKNGLNLNIFHGSVTDMPFDNKLYDGIFCYALIHLLNNREREKFIKACYNQLKPNGYMIFTTISKEAPMFGKGKQLGKDYFEIMEGMKMFFYDPDSIKQEFGKYGLIEFSEIVEPHKNMENKPPFKFIMVKCQKD